A part of Toxorhynchites rutilus septentrionalis strain SRP unplaced genomic scaffold, ASM2978413v1 HiC_scaffold_178, whole genome shotgun sequence genomic DNA contains:
- the LOC129781705 gene encoding protein scylla-like isoform X2, which translates to MCYNFRTPLMPIPASTNKNTNQRHQSHQQPASQQVSSQRSQNQQHHHHHHHHHHLHHQSAQENQLQEPTTIALTASPHEDALQALAVRLESELRTAKRRHLVCTEVLLPADLLPQIASQMFELSEKEPCGIRGCTVYIEFEDEPDNSRRIATMKTDPMTVSTFELYLTLRQDRSGWRSILPQFLKNLARGSTIIISPEFALTKNKLYHAYSD; encoded by the exons ATTTCCGAACCCCGTTAATGCCGATTCCGGCTAGTACCAACAAAAACACCAACCAGCGCCATCAGTCACATCAgcagccagccagtcagcaggTCAGCAGTCAGCGGAGTCAAAATCAACagcaccaccaccaccatcatCACCATCACCATCTCCACCACCAGTCAGCCCAAGAGAACCAGTTGCAGGAACCGACGACGATAGCCCTAACCGCTTCACCCCACGAAGATGCCCTGCAAGCGCTGGCCGTCCGACTCGAGTCGGAGCTGCGCACTGCCAAACGGCGGCATTTAGTCTGTACCGAAGTATTACTCCCGGCCGATCTGCTCCCCCAGATAGCGTCCCAGATGTTCGAGCTGTCGGAGAAGGAGCCCTGCGGAATCCGCGGATGCACGGTCTACATCGAGTTCGAGGACGAGCCGGACAATAGCAG ACGGATCGCCACGATGAAAACCGACCCCATGACAGTATCCACCTTCGAACTGTATCTCACACTCAGGCAAGACAGGAGCGGTTGGAGGTCCATCTTGCCGCAGTTTCTGAA AAATCTGGCCCGTGGCAGCACGATAATAATCAGTCCCGAGTTTGCGTTAACCAAGAACAAACTCTACCACGCGTACTCCGACTAA